The following are from one region of the Rosistilla carotiformis genome:
- a CDS encoding sigma-70 family RNA polymerase sigma factor, protein MVEELVAVDPGLEDIKAARSRTTVRAKDPAVQSPLETYLREINETALLSAEEEQQLAAGIAQGDVMARDRMVRANLRLVVNIARGYTGKGLGLQDLIEEGNLGLLRAVEGFDPNVGTRFSTYASYWIKQSIKRALINSAKTIRIPAYMVELLSKWRRATARLTEELGRTPTNEEVARVLGLPKKKLPIIKKAIRINNSTPQSDQSESGWSLGEMVMDEKQKSPDDAMQDDDIMHHALQMLSRLESREATVIKMRFGLDGSEPHTLKEIGAELGLTRERVRQIETEALNRMADALKDPKERIGLA, encoded by the coding sequence ATGGTCGAAGAACTAGTGGCCGTTGATCCAGGTCTCGAAGATATCAAAGCGGCGCGTTCACGAACGACGGTACGAGCCAAAGACCCCGCGGTCCAATCGCCCCTGGAAACCTATCTTCGCGAGATCAATGAGACGGCCCTGTTGTCGGCCGAAGAAGAGCAGCAACTGGCCGCCGGGATCGCTCAAGGCGATGTGATGGCTCGCGACCGCATGGTCCGCGCCAACCTGCGATTGGTCGTCAACATCGCTCGCGGTTACACCGGCAAAGGGCTGGGGCTGCAAGACCTGATCGAAGAGGGAAACCTGGGGCTGTTACGAGCTGTCGAAGGGTTTGACCCCAACGTCGGCACGCGGTTCAGCACCTACGCCAGCTATTGGATTAAACAGTCGATCAAACGCGCTCTGATCAACAGCGCCAAGACGATTCGGATCCCCGCCTACATGGTTGAATTGCTCAGCAAATGGCGTCGGGCCACGGCGCGGCTGACCGAAGAACTCGGCCGCACCCCGACCAATGAAGAGGTCGCTCGCGTGCTGGGGCTTCCGAAGAAGAAGCTGCCGATCATCAAAAAAGCGATCCGTATCAACAACAGCACTCCGCAGAGCGATCAATCCGAATCGGGATGGTCGCTGGGCGAGATGGTGATGGATGAGAAGCAGAAGAGCCCCGACGACGCGATGCAAGATGACGACATCATGCACCACGCGCTGCAAATGCTCAGCCGCCTGGAATCGCGTGAAGCGACCGTGATCAAGATGCGATTTGGACTCGACGGCAGCGAACCCCACACGCTCAAAGAAATCGGGGCCGAACTGGGGCTGACCCGCGAACGCGTCCGTCAAATCGAAACCGAAGCGCTCAACCGCATGGCCGATGCCCTCAAAGACCCCAAAGAACGTATCGGCCTGGCATAA
- a CDS encoding sugar phosphate isomerase/epimerase family protein translates to MLQLGFVSAILPELSLDEVLAVAAEIGYDCVEVMCWPQGKAERRYAGITHIDTAALGPAEVDAIGALTQKHGVAISGLGYYPNPLAGDLDEAAAAVEHLYALIKACQQLSIPQLNTFVGRDWTKSVDANWPRFLETWRPIIAAAEQHGVRIGIENCPMFFTDDEWPGGKNLATTPAIWRRMFDAIPSDHFGLNFDPSHLVWQQIDHIQPVWDFADRIFHAHAKDVRVDRHRLNQVGIMANPLEYHCPKLPGLGEIDWGRFLSVLGDSGYAGPVCVEVEDRAYEGTLESRKAALRQSHDFLRNFIVKA, encoded by the coding sequence GTGTTGCAATTAGGTTTTGTGAGTGCGATTCTGCCCGAGTTGTCTTTGGACGAGGTGTTGGCCGTTGCCGCGGAGATCGGTTACGACTGTGTCGAGGTGATGTGTTGGCCGCAGGGAAAGGCGGAGCGGCGGTATGCCGGGATCACGCATATCGATACCGCGGCGCTGGGGCCGGCGGAGGTCGACGCGATCGGGGCGCTCACGCAAAAGCATGGCGTGGCGATCTCGGGACTCGGTTATTATCCGAATCCGCTGGCTGGCGATCTGGACGAAGCGGCAGCGGCGGTCGAACATCTGTACGCGCTGATCAAAGCGTGTCAGCAATTGAGCATCCCGCAATTGAACACCTTCGTCGGCCGCGACTGGACCAAATCGGTCGACGCCAACTGGCCGCGGTTCTTGGAAACCTGGCGACCGATCATCGCGGCGGCGGAACAGCACGGAGTGCGGATCGGGATCGAAAACTGTCCGATGTTTTTCACCGACGACGAATGGCCCGGCGGCAAGAATCTGGCGACGACGCCGGCGATCTGGCGACGGATGTTCGATGCGATCCCAAGCGATCACTTCGGTTTGAACTTCGATCCCTCGCACCTGGTCTGGCAGCAGATCGATCACATCCAACCGGTGTGGGACTTTGCCGATCGGATCTTCCACGCCCACGCCAAGGATGTCCGCGTCGATCGGCATCGCTTGAACCAAGTTGGCATCATGGCCAATCCGCTGGAATACCACTGTCCCAAACTGCCGGGGCTTGGCGAGATCGATTGGGGACGTTTTCTGTCGGTCTTGGGGGACAGTGGGTATGCCGGCCCGGTCTGCGTGGAGGTCGAAGATCGGGCGTACGAAGGGACGTTGGAATCGCGGAAAGCGGCGCTGCGGCAGAGCCATGATTTCCTGCGGAACTTTATCGTGAAGGCGTAG
- a CDS encoding LL-diaminopimelate aminotransferase, whose translation MSTTNSETNSADPYFQSLFAERIGGSGYGKGTAIYKFEKIKRAKRKALADFPDRKLIDFGIGENDGVADAKVRERMAVEINQPENRGYADNGIGDFQQAVARFMQRNFNVTLDPATEINHCIGSKTALSMLPACFINPGDITLMTAPGYPVAGTHTTYYGGTVHKLPLLAENNFLPDLDSITDEIWERVKILVLNYPNSPTGRLCPPEFFEKVVKLAKEKKFIVVQDAAHIMLTFDGRPTSFLETPGAKDVGVEVHSLSKGFDMIGWRLGWVCGNPTLVRAFSDVKDNCDSGQFIAIQKAAVTALDDESITKRVNAKYRRRLEKLVTMLNECGFDCQMPGGSYFLYTKAPVASADGGSFDSGEAASQYLITQHSMVTVPWDDAGPYIRFSVTYEAADEAAEDALMAESKKRLMSAGLTF comes from the coding sequence ATGTCTACGACCAACTCCGAAACAAACTCCGCGGATCCTTACTTTCAGTCGCTGTTTGCCGAACGGATTGGTGGCAGTGGCTATGGCAAAGGGACGGCGATCTACAAATTCGAAAAGATCAAGCGTGCCAAGCGGAAAGCGTTGGCCGATTTCCCCGATCGCAAGTTGATCGATTTCGGCATCGGTGAAAACGATGGCGTCGCCGACGCGAAGGTCCGCGAGCGGATGGCGGTCGAGATCAACCAGCCCGAAAATCGCGGCTACGCCGACAACGGCATCGGCGATTTCCAGCAGGCGGTCGCTCGGTTCATGCAGCGGAACTTCAATGTCACGCTCGATCCCGCGACCGAAATCAACCACTGCATCGGCAGCAAGACCGCCCTGTCGATGTTGCCCGCCTGCTTCATCAACCCCGGCGACATCACGCTGATGACCGCACCGGGATATCCTGTCGCGGGAACTCACACGACCTATTATGGCGGCACCGTCCATAAGCTTCCGCTGTTGGCCGAAAACAACTTCCTGCCCGATCTCGATTCGATCACCGACGAGATCTGGGAACGCGTCAAGATCCTGGTCCTGAACTATCCGAACAGCCCGACCGGCCGCTTGTGCCCGCCGGAGTTCTTCGAGAAGGTCGTCAAGCTGGCCAAGGAGAAGAAGTTCATCGTCGTGCAAGACGCGGCGCACATCATGTTGACCTTCGACGGACGGCCGACAAGTTTCCTGGAGACTCCCGGCGCAAAGGATGTCGGCGTCGAAGTCCACTCGCTCAGCAAAGGTTTCGACATGATCGGCTGGCGTTTGGGCTGGGTCTGCGGCAATCCAACTCTGGTCCGCGCCTTCTCCGACGTCAAAGACAACTGCGACAGCGGACAATTCATCGCGATCCAAAAGGCAGCGGTGACAGCGCTCGACGACGAATCGATCACAAAGCGAGTGAACGCCAAGTATCGTCGTCGCTTGGAAAAGTTGGTCACGATGCTGAACGAATGCGGCTTCGATTGCCAGATGCCCGGCGGCAGCTACTTCCTGTACACCAAAGCCCCCGTGGCGTCGGCCGACGGCGGCAGCTTCGATTCAGGCGAAGCGGCCAGCCAATATCTGATCACGCAGCACTCGATGGTCACCGTTCCTTGGGACGACGCCGGACCTTACATCCGTTTCAGCGTCACCTACGAAGCGGCGGACGAAGCGGCCGAAGATGCGTTGATGGCTGAATCGAAGAAGCGTCTGATGTCGGCCGGCCTGACCTTCTAG